A single genomic interval of Metasolibacillus fluoroglycofenilyticus harbors:
- a CDS encoding acyl-CoA dehydrogenase: MNFQLTEEHEQLREMIRDFAINEVAPSAAERDEHETFDRAIFDKMAELGLTGIPWPEEYGGAGFDYLAYCIAVEELSRVCASTGVTLSAHTSLAGWPIYKYGSEEQKQKYLRPMAEGKKIGAYGLTEPGSGSDAGGMKTYATLDGDHYVLNGSKIFITNGGIADIYVVFAVTDPEAKHGTTAFIVEADMPGFSVGKKEKKLGIRSSPTTEIVFDNCRVPKENVLGEVGQGFIIAMKTLDGGRNGIAAQAVGIAQGALDAAVEYAKERVQFGKPIAANQGVSFKLADMATAVEASRLLTYQAAWLESNDLPYGQASAMAKLMAGDTAMDVTTEAVQIFGGYGYTKDYPVERFMRDAKITQIYEGTQEIQRLVISRNLTK; this comes from the coding sequence ATGAATTTTCAATTAACAGAGGAACATGAGCAATTACGTGAAATGATTCGAGATTTTGCTATAAATGAAGTAGCTCCGAGTGCGGCAGAGCGCGATGAACATGAGACGTTTGACCGCGCGATTTTTGATAAAATGGCGGAGTTAGGTTTAACGGGTATCCCATGGCCAGAGGAGTATGGTGGTGCAGGTTTTGATTATCTTGCATACTGTATCGCAGTAGAGGAGCTTTCGCGCGTTTGTGCATCAACAGGCGTAACATTATCAGCACACACGTCATTAGCAGGCTGGCCAATTTATAAATATGGTTCAGAGGAGCAAAAGCAAAAATATCTTCGCCCAATGGCAGAAGGTAAAAAAATCGGCGCATACGGCTTAACAGAGCCAGGCTCAGGCTCTGATGCAGGCGGTATGAAAACTTATGCAACATTAGATGGTGACCACTATGTACTAAATGGTTCGAAAATCTTTATTACAAACGGTGGGATTGCAGACATTTATGTTGTTTTTGCTGTAACTGACCCAGAGGCGAAGCATGGGACAACAGCTTTTATTGTAGAAGCAGATATGCCGGGCTTCTCTGTAGGGAAAAAAGAGAAAAAGTTAGGTATTCGTTCATCGCCAACAACGGAAATCGTCTTTGATAATTGCCGTGTACCAAAGGAAAATGTACTAGGTGAAGTCGGACAAGGCTTTATTATCGCGATGAAAACATTAGATGGTGGACGCAACGGAATTGCTGCACAAGCGGTTGGTATTGCACAAGGCGCATTAGATGCAGCGGTAGAATACGCGAAGGAACGGGTGCAATTTGGCAAGCCGATTGCAGCGAATCAAGGCGTTTCATTTAAACTTGCAGATATGGCAACAGCGGTTGAAGCATCGCGTTTATTAACATATCAGGCAGCTTGGCTGGAGTCGAATGATTTACCATACGGCCAAGCATCAGCGATGGCAAAATTAATGGCAGGCGATACAGCGATGGACGTGACAACGGAGGCAGTGCAAATTTTTGGAGGCTACGGCTATACAAAAGATTATCCTGTAGAGCGCTTTATGCGCGATGCAAAAATTACGCAGATTTACGAAGGCACACAAGAAATTCAACGCCTTGTAATTTCGCGTAATTTAACGAAGTGA
- a CDS encoding acyl-CoA dehydrogenase has translation MELRFTEEQQMMRGMVKNFAESEIAPFVERMEAGEFPREILKKMGELGLMGITAPEQYGGSEMDFTSYIIAIHELSKVSAVVGVILSVHTSVGTNPILYFGNDTQKEKYVSKLATGEYLGAFCLTEPGAGSDAGSLKSRAVKEGDHYVINGSKVFITNGGEADVYIVFANTKPELGSRGISAFIVEKDTPGLIIGKDEQKMGLHGSRTVQLTFENMLVPADNLLGNEGEGFKIAMANLDAGRIGIAAQALGIAEAALEAATAYAKERVQFGKPIAAQQGVGFKLADMATAVEAAKLLVYQAANLRSQGMACGKEASMAKLFASKTAVQVAIDAVQVFGGYGYTEDYPVERYFRDAKVTEIYEGTSEIQRIVIGKNLLK, from the coding sequence ATGGAATTACGTTTTACAGAAGAACAGCAAATGATGCGCGGCATGGTAAAGAACTTTGCAGAAAGTGAGATTGCACCATTTGTTGAACGAATGGAGGCTGGTGAATTTCCACGCGAAATTTTGAAGAAGATGGGCGAGCTTGGTTTAATGGGGATAACAGCACCTGAACAGTATGGCGGCTCAGAAATGGACTTTACATCATATATTATCGCTATTCATGAGCTATCGAAAGTCAGTGCAGTAGTAGGAGTTATTTTATCTGTACACACATCTGTCGGTACGAATCCAATTCTTTATTTTGGCAATGACACACAGAAGGAAAAGTATGTGTCAAAGCTAGCCACAGGAGAATATTTAGGAGCCTTCTGTTTAACTGAGCCTGGTGCTGGTAGTGATGCAGGCTCATTAAAGTCACGTGCTGTTAAAGAGGGAGACCATTATGTTATTAATGGCTCGAAAGTATTTATTACAAACGGCGGAGAAGCGGATGTTTATATTGTCTTTGCTAATACAAAGCCAGAGCTTGGCTCACGCGGTATTTCAGCGTTTATCGTAGAGAAGGATACACCTGGTTTAATTATTGGTAAGGATGAGCAAAAAATGGGCTTACATGGCTCACGCACAGTACAGCTGACATTTGAAAATATGCTAGTGCCAGCAGACAATTTGCTAGGGAACGAAGGGGAAGGTTTCAAAATCGCGATGGCAAACTTAGATGCAGGTCGCATTGGGATTGCGGCGCAGGCATTAGGCATTGCAGAAGCAGCTTTGGAGGCAGCGACAGCGTATGCTAAGGAACGTGTACAGTTTGGCAAGCCAATCGCCGCACAGCAAGGTGTAGGCTTTAAGCTAGCGGATATGGCGACGGCGGTAGAGGCGGCGAAGCTTCTTGTTTATCAGGCTGCAAATTTACGCTCGCAGGGCATGGCATGTGGAAAGGAAGCATCTATGGCGAAACTATTTGCCTCTAAAACAGCAGTTCAAGTAGCAATTGATGCGGTGCAAGTGTTTGGAGGCTACGGTTATACAGAGGATTATCCAGTGGAACGCTATTTCCGTGATGCTAAAGTAACGGAAATTTATGAGGGTACGAGTGAAATTCAGCGCATTGTTATTGGAAAAAACCTATTGAAATAA
- a CDS encoding TetR/AcrR family transcriptional regulator translates to MAKSKEKLQVETSVKDAQLIEFRRQQIINAAIVLFKEKGFHRATTREIAKVAGFSIGTLYEYVRTKEDVLYLLCDSIYHEVKQRLDRFPQHSGTIDELKEAIKQYFLLIDSMTDAFTIMYQESKSLSKEALHYVLNKELEMVALFQNILKNCAEQEVLRLSEQELFLAANHIVIQGQSWAFRKWALHKHCTVDEFIAYQTNTLLFGIMRKQ, encoded by the coding sequence ATGGCTAAGAGCAAGGAAAAACTGCAAGTTGAGACGTCTGTAAAAGATGCGCAATTAATCGAATTTCGCCGCCAACAAATTATTAATGCAGCGATTGTGCTATTTAAAGAAAAGGGCTTTCATCGAGCGACGACACGTGAAATTGCTAAAGTAGCGGGCTTTAGTATTGGTACATTATATGAATATGTACGCACGAAGGAAGATGTGCTGTACTTGCTATGTGACAGCATTTACCACGAAGTAAAGCAGCGACTTGATCGTTTCCCACAGCATTCGGGCACAATTGATGAGCTAAAAGAAGCGATTAAGCAGTACTTTTTATTAATTGATAGCATGACAGATGCATTCACAATTATGTATCAAGAATCAAAGTCATTATCGAAAGAGGCGCTGCATTACGTTTTAAATAAAGAATTGGAAATGGTTGCACTCTTTCAAAATATACTGAAAAATTGTGCCGAACAAGAAGTCTTGCGCCTCTCAGAGCAGGAGTTATTTTTAGCAGCGAACCATATCGTTATACAAGGGCAAAGCTGGGCATTTCGAAAGTGGGCCTTGCATAAGCATTGTACAGTCGATGAGTTTATTGCATACCAAACGAATACATTGTTATTTGGTATTATGCGCAAGCAGTAG